The following proteins come from a genomic window of Macadamia integrifolia cultivar HAES 741 chromosome 14, SCU_Mint_v3, whole genome shotgun sequence:
- the LOC122062055 gene encoding uncharacterized protein LOC122062055: MEDFRSNSCGDGRMQMESYHGGRPTSYGMHDLRCYSTSYASSAHQTQMDKEVKFKKAKSTSGSLKGWSFNDPELQRKKRVASYKVYTVEGKAKGSLRKSFRWIKDRYTQVVNGWW, from the coding sequence ATGGAAGATTTCAGATCTAATTCATGTGGGGATGGGAGGATGCAAATGGAGAGCTACCATGGAGGCAGACCCACTTCGTATGGTATGCATGATCTTAGATGTTACAGTACTTCTTATGCCTCTTCTGCACATCAAACCCAGATGGATAAAGAGGTGAAGTTCAAGAAAGCGAAAAGCACTTCTGGGTCCTTAAAAGGTTGGAGCTTTAATGATCCTGAActgcagaggaagaagagggttgCTAGCTATAAGGTGTATACTGTGGAGGGGAAGGCGAAGGGATCCTTGAGAAAGAGTTTTAGGTGGATCAAGGACAGATACACCCAAGTGGTGAATGGATGGTGGTGA